A genomic stretch from Canis lupus baileyi chromosome 3, mCanLup2.hap1, whole genome shotgun sequence includes:
- the HES7 gene encoding transcription factor HES-7 isoform X1 produces MVTRDRAENRDGPKMLKPLVEKRRRDRINRSLEELRLLLLERTRDQNLRNPKLEKAEILEFAVGYLREPSRVEPPGVPRSPAQDAEALASCYLSGFRECLLRLAAFAHDASPAARAQLFSALHGYLRPKPPRPEPVDPRPQAPRPPLDPAAPAPGPALHQRPPVHQGPRSPRCAWSPSPCSPRAGDPGVPAPLTGLLPPPPPHRQDGAPKAPPPPPPAFWRPWP; encoded by the exons ATGGTCACTCGGGATCGAGCGGAGAATAGGGACGGCCCCAAG ATGCTGAAGCCGCTGGTGGAGAAGCGGCGCCGGGACCGCATCAACCGCAGCCTGGAAGAGctgaggctgctgctgctggagcgGACCCGGGACCAG AACCTCCGCAACCCGAAGCTGGAGAAAGCAGAGATACTGGAGTTCGCCGTGGGCTACTTGAGGGAGCCGAGCCGGGTGGAGCCCCCGG GGGTTCCCCGGTCCCCAGCTCAGGACGCCGAGGCGCTCGCCAGCTGCTACTTGTCCGGCTTCCGCGAGTGCCTGCTTCGCCTGGCGGCCTTCGCGCACGACGCCagcccggccgcccgcgcccagCTCTTCTCCGCGCTGCACGGCTACCTGCGCCCCAAGCCGCCCCGGCCGGAGCCGGTAGATCCGAGGCCCCAAGCGCCTCGCCCTCCGCTGGACCCCGCCGCCCCGGCGCCCGGCCCCGCGCTGCACCAGCGCCCCCCAGTGCACCAGGGCCCCCGTAGCCCGCGCTGCGCCTGGTCCCCGTCCCCCTGCTCGCCCCGCGCCGGGGATCCCGGCGTGCCGGCGCCCCTCACCGgactgctgccgccgccgccgccgcacagACAAGACGGGGCGCCCaaggccccgccgcccccgccacCCGCTTTCTGGAGACCTTGGCCCTGa
- the HES7 gene encoding transcription factor HES-7 isoform X2: MLKPLVEKRRRDRINRSLEELRLLLLERTRDQNLRNPKLEKAEILEFAVGYLREPSRVEPPGVPRSPAQDAEALASCYLSGFRECLLRLAAFAHDASPAARAQLFSALHGYLRPKPPRPEPVDPRPQAPRPPLDPAAPAPGPALHQRPPVHQGPRSPRCAWSPSPCSPRAGDPGVPAPLTGLLPPPPPHRQDGAPKAPPPPPPAFWRPWP; this comes from the exons ATGCTGAAGCCGCTGGTGGAGAAGCGGCGCCGGGACCGCATCAACCGCAGCCTGGAAGAGctgaggctgctgctgctggagcgGACCCGGGACCAG AACCTCCGCAACCCGAAGCTGGAGAAAGCAGAGATACTGGAGTTCGCCGTGGGCTACTTGAGGGAGCCGAGCCGGGTGGAGCCCCCGG GGGTTCCCCGGTCCCCAGCTCAGGACGCCGAGGCGCTCGCCAGCTGCTACTTGTCCGGCTTCCGCGAGTGCCTGCTTCGCCTGGCGGCCTTCGCGCACGACGCCagcccggccgcccgcgcccagCTCTTCTCCGCGCTGCACGGCTACCTGCGCCCCAAGCCGCCCCGGCCGGAGCCGGTAGATCCGAGGCCCCAAGCGCCTCGCCCTCCGCTGGACCCCGCCGCCCCGGCGCCCGGCCCCGCGCTGCACCAGCGCCCCCCAGTGCACCAGGGCCCCCGTAGCCCGCGCTGCGCCTGGTCCCCGTCCCCCTGCTCGCCCCGCGCCGGGGATCCCGGCGTGCCGGCGCCCCTCACCGgactgctgccgccgccgccgccgcacagACAAGACGGGGCGCCCaaggccccgccgcccccgccacCCGCTTTCTGGAGACCTTGGCCCTGa